GAATCCATTGACAAGTGTAGGTGCCTTTGTAAAGCGTTGTTGAAAGGCGTCACTGAGATTATGAGCAGGGTCAGTAGAAATGATAAGAACTGAAGATCTGACCTGAGAAAGAAGGACACCCAATGTAGAACTGCAGGTTGTTTTTCCAACACCACCTTTTCCACCAACAAATACCCATTTTAGGGTATCTTGTTCCAACACATTCTTTACTGTTCCTTGAGGTAAATCTTCATTACTTGAAGCCATTGATTGATAACTGTTTACTTATTCTCCCCTCAAGAGATGAATTGGGAGAAGGGAAAGTTGAAACGGAGAACAAGTTGATCCTTTGTTGGGAAACAGATCCGAATCCAATTGAGGAAGATGATCATGGTTCAACTTGGTCATTGATCAATCTAGCACTCATTTCTTTCGATTTCtacctatttttatttattacgaAACTTGTTTAAcatgtaaattattatttttcagaattttttatttatttatttttttaagaaaggaATTTGGGTGTGATCTGTTctttagaaataatttatttattttttataaagtagattgtatttaattaaaaatttttggGGTTATCAAATTTGTAGGTATCATACCAGCACATatggtaaaataatatattttatattatattattttatttttttaatatttttaattaaaaattaaaaaaatcagttaattttaaaataaaaaaagatattatagattttttaaatttctaatcaAATTTTCTGATCATTTAGCATTAGTGCATGTACCGGTTCATTTCTATTCTCTTTgtccaataatattttatttattattgactttaattacattttaagaaattacaaataaaatgaataataaatataatatctttaaaagatttaaatcttAATATGGGCAAGGCATATCTCGTTGAATCGGTCTTTTTCGCCACATCGCGTATAAGGGGAATCGAACCCCCTCTGCTGCTGTAATATTCTTTCttatgtaaaaaataaagagaaaacaaTGACATTATTAAACGTATGTACCATTTTAATATGTGGAATTATGTAATGATTATAAATAATCTTCGTCATACTTTTCGTTCATCAATGCCCTATCGTTCAAAAAGCAATGCACATTTACCCCTTACTATAACGAAATGTACATGTATCCCTCACTATAACGAAAGGCTTATTTGatacacatttatatatatatatatatatataagtattgaCGGAGCCATAATTTTCATTAGAAGGTGTCTATTTGAGCTTGAACTCACAACCTCAAGAAATCTTTGCAACCCCTTAATCGTTAAAATAaactttcaatttatttttagtggtgtctatatatatttattaaatcaaaattttaactaTTGCAGTCCTACGAAGAAACCCTGATTTAACCAATTAATTAAAACCAAATTTTTAAAACCACTCATATCCATTTGACCCattctaaaactttaaaaaaaaaatccaattcCTCACACATAACCTCACATAAACAAACCAAATAACTAAAAGAATTCCAATTTCTCCTTCATCTCGACAGACCAAGTTCATCGtgatttgttgttgtttttgttaattcTTTGTTGATTTGTAGTCCAAGTTCTTCTTTTCTTAATCAATTCTTGATCGATTCTAcgacaaataagaaaaaatattacattaacTATTTCAATTCAACTACacctaaaattcaaaataaaaaatttttcTACAAGTGATAACCTTAATCATACAGCACAAGATCAGTGATAAATGAGAATGAGCTTGTTTTGGGCAACAAAAAAGCAtatttacaaacaaaaaaaaaagtgaacttttgttttacttgaaaaataaagagaattaggggaAAGGATTAAGGGAGAATTAGGGGAAGGCGATTAAGGGAAAGAGTGAGACTCAACCATAGTGAGTGAAAAGAGGTTTGAATTGAGGTTGAAAATGACTAGGTGCAAATTGCAATGTGCAGATGATATTGGCAGAAAGAATAATGAGGAAAAACGAATTTAAGTCATATTACAATAGGCATTAACACGAGTCGCATAAATCAAGTTTTACATTTGGAAGTAAATCAAATTCAATGTAAAGACAGATTCTGTAACTACAAGCCATGGATATGTGAGAAAAGgggattttttttggtttttagaTATGTTATTTGTGTGGGTACTGGGTATATCGAATGGGTTAAGTGGATATAggtgaatttttaaaatttgggtCTAATTAATTGGTAAATCAGGTCTACGGATTGTGACACATGTATCAAAAAAGTTTTTCCTTATAGTGAGAGGTAAATATGCACTATTTTTTGAACGGTAAGGGTATTGATGACAAAAAATTATGACGAAGAAAATTTATACACCATTTATAATAATTTCGGTATATTTATTCCTTTttccataaaaataaataagcgTAGATCATCTCTACGCCTTCTATTGtagtaatttttataaatatggcaaaagtattcattaccccctgaacttgaagttttttattcaatgtacgcttaaactttattttgtttcaattaccccctgaacttgcTTATTCATCCTACACGTACACCTTTTCTGTCCACCTGGCATAGAAACTGAAATCAAACTCTACAAGGCGCGTGAGATAACAATTTTTTGCCACATCATAAAGTTACAACggtaatatacataaaaatctattttttctttaatatttgggttattttaagaatttttatacTCTCTATTCTCTGTCTATTTATTCTTCTTTATCCCTTCTCCCTtttcaaatttcagatttttctcactttttttgttttaattgttattgCTAAATTCATGAACAATAACAAGAGACTTGTTTGTTTATGTGGGGCTCCTACAATTCTAAAAATTTCAAGGACAAATGACAATCTCAGACGTAGATTTTTCGGTTGTAGACACTATGGGGTATGTATTGTTACTcctttttttgctttttatttgaCAAGTTCGTATTatgcaatttcatttttttaactttgattttatgaaatgcagTCCTCATTTCGAAATTCTTATAAGTTTTTCGATTGGTATGATCCTGAATTTCCGACCCAAGCGAATATTGTAATTTTGGGTTTGTTGAAGAAAACCAACAAACAAGAAGAACAGCTCAAGTGCAAATGGATATTGAAACTGATTTTGGGTATTAGTATGATATGCAATGTgatattgttcttttatttagtatgtcgttgaatttttttttaatgtaattgtTATTAAGGAAAAATCATTTGGTTCTAGGGTACTCATTTTGTGGATTAGTTTCGTTTGGTGTTCTATTAATGTATGTTTTTGTTGATCAATCTACAATTACATGTAATAGGTACTATGATACCATGAAATAATAACATGAAGGCAACAAACATAACATAACTAGTGCTTTCTTGATCATAAAAAAGAAGCATCATAGTGTTTCATTATTTCAACCAACAACCACAATAACTTAAGTTAACtagcaaaacataaaacaacaaCTACTTTAAGGTTAGTTGAACAAGCACGAAAACACTAAACAGTAACTACTTTAAGTTTGTTTGAACAACCACAGATTCATCAACACATAAAACACTATTTCAAGTTTGGTTGGACACCCACACAACCACACAACTAAGAAGTTTTTTTTGAAAGTGATTTTCCTTTGGCTTGTGACCTTGTTTGAATGCCATCAGCTTTTGATCTGGTTTAAATACGACGCATAACGCTTTCCACTTCAGTCCCTTGGTAGGTTTAAAACCAATATCACCTGTCACATGTGCAGAACTCACCACACTAGTATTAATCCTCCTTCTGCTAGATAATCATTGCTGTAATATCAACTACATAGTTATTTTAAAACTCACATTTAGAagacaaatataattttgacaATTTATAAGACACTTACATTAATACACGTATATTCAGTATCAGCAACAAATACACCTTGTCCAACAACTTTAGGCCTCTTCTTGTAACCACTTCCTATACCTCTTCTTGTACCAGTCTTACTGGTGCTTGCTCTTTCATAATGACCTCTACCCCTCTTTTTTCCAGTGGTGGACTAATATGAGTGGAAAAAGAACACAACAagacattaaatttaataagtaatctaacataatttataaaagcAAATCAATATGAATGTACCTCTTGAGTGGGTGTTGGTGTAGACttaggtttaggattttttggaTAATTTCTCTTGTTATGATTTGGTCCTTTGCAAAGTTAACATGTCATACTGTCCCCATTCCTGGCAACTTTCCAGCTTTTCTCACTTCaccaatttctcttcttctgttCTTTGGTGGCCTACCAGACATTTGTCTTGCCTCAGGTGGTTTAAACATAGGGTTTCTACTTTCAGGCCACATTTTCATGTTTGGGACTGATTGAATGAAATGAGAATATGTCTTCATATATGTGTCTTTTCTATACCAACTAGATATTACTTGTGATGCATTCATGTTCAAGTGGTTCATTGCTGCTATACCATGTGCACATGAGATACCTTTTAATTCCCATGATCTACAACTACATTTTTGTTGTCCCAAGTTCAAAGTATGCTTGTATACCCCTTCTAACACTTCAAATCCAACATCACCATTCCATTCAATGTTGCACTGCATTGATCTTGTTACATTTGTATTAAATACCATCATTGTCATTGGAGATATTACATCTATCCATGTTTCAGCAAATGCTCTTGACTTACTCACTCTATTCATCACCTTAACTCTAATTTCTTCCAACATAGTTACAATGGTCTTGTTACTAGGTCCCAAGATCCAAGAATTGAAACTCTCTGCCATGTTGTTATCTATACTATCACACTTTGAAAATGTTTGAATAGAAGCTTTGCACCATCTCTCCTTGTTGTATTTGATAAGGGATTCAACAATACCTATTCCCAGCTTGGACAGGGCATTTATATTGTACTTAAATTGTGCCTCAAATGTTGATCTAGCACAAGCccaaaatttctttcttttctataAGCCTTTTAAGTTTTGTGACCAATTTGCTAATATGTGTCTAACACACATTCTGTGCTCACATTCTGGAAATAGTTTATCTACAACAGCTATTAGTCCCTGTAGTTGCAAAGCAAAAAAAGCAAGttaaattttagtcaaattaaattagcaattacattaaacataaacaaaagaaagataTTCAATTACCTTTTGCATATCACTAATGATAGTTAGTTGGGAACCATTTCGTAGATTAAGATCAACTTTCAGAATGGTCATGAACCATTTCCATGTCAACTTGCTTTCAGTATCAATTATTGCACATGCTATTGGATACATTTGGTTGTTTGCATCTTTAGCAACAGCTACCAAAAGTTGACCCCTACAAATTCCCTTTAGAAAACACTCATCCAGCCCTATACATCTTCTGCATCCTTGTTGAAAATCCTTTTTCATAgcatcaaaacaaatataaaaaaaaagtggaatTGTTTCATCCCATTTCCTGATTCTGAATCTTTAAGCTTCACAACACAAGTGCTACCAGGATTTGTTTGGAGTAACATATTCTTGTAGTCTAGGATTCTGTTAAATTCTGTCACATGATCTCCCATAGtttcctttaaaatattttttcttgtttttaaacAAACTGTCTTGCCTACATGAACATTAAACTCTTTCCTCACCAATTCTTGTATCTCCCACCCTTTTATATTAGGTTGAGAAATAATCCTATCTTTCAGATACTTGCATAAGAACTTTGAATTATTACACAAAATATTATTGGTGGTCCTGGTACATTTGTACCTTGGATTGTATATCTTGATAGTAAAGTTCTCACTCCTTCCTTGCTTGCATACAACAGCCATGGACAACCACTTTTACACTTCACTCTCACTTTAGTACTCTCATTCACATACTTATCTAACTCAACTCctttttttataacatattttgTAATTGCCTCTCTAAATTGCTTTACACTTTCAAATATCGAACCACACTTCCATATTACAATATCACAAGAAGAATCATAGACCACCCTATTACTCTTCTTTCTCCCCCTTAAACTCCCTCCTTCAAGTTCATCATCAGAAacatgttcttcttcatcactTTGAAAACTATCGCAGTCAGAATTGTCATAGTATGGCTCATTCTCTGTTAGCTTAcccttgaaattatttttcccttttcaataTCCTCATACCCTTCATCAAATCCAACTTTACCTAAAATAACCTTTTggtttttccttcttctttctccTCCTACTTTCTCTAAGTTTTCTCACGTCTTCCTTAACAATTCTCAACTCCTCATGCACATCGCTTCCATAGTCAATAGACTGGTCAGAACAGACAGAATCACTATCTTCCTCTGCTTTTTCTTGGGTAATTGGCTTAACTTCTTATTGAATAGAAGGTTCAGTTCCTTGTTGGATAGTTGGTTCAACTTCTTCTTCAGTATCAATCTAATCTATTGAAAAGTAATCATTATCACTTTCTTGTTGGCATTCTTGTTCGACCCTTGCAACCCCATTATTTTTAAGTCTTTCAGTAGCTGGAAAGGAAGAAGAGGATACTCATCAACATACAATAGGCATCCCACACAATAtacttaaacaaattataaaataccCCACCATTTAACAATACCAGAAACCCTAATACTTAGAGCCTTAATTTTACCAAAAAGCCTAAATTTTTAAACTGATTATCAGAAACCTTAATGCTCATGCATGCATAAGGTAAAAAGCTTCATAATAATACATTCATTAAGTGAAAATTCTAGTTGAAAAGTATTAAACCCCTAATCAGAAATTATGACAAAACGTTAAACGAAAAATAGGGCAAAGTATGaatgaaaaagtaaagaaaacagACAACAATACATCAAGCCTTCGCGAAATTGAGTGGATAATCACTTACTTGTAGACACAATTTCAAACAAGATCCTAAGAAGATCGACCAAACACTTCACGAAATCTAGCAACTCTTTACTCCAGAATTGCAACTGGCACAAATCTACTCGTTACTTTGTCGATTACACTTGCCAAATCTACTCGTTACTTTGTCGATTACACTTTCGTGAGAGGTTTAGAGAAAATCAAAGAGAGGTTTAGAGCAAAACCGAGAAGCTTCTTTCAGAAGTTTTAAGATGTGTGAATTTTGAAGGTCGGTATTATCTAGGTAACACAATATTTATCTAGGtggcaaaatatttatctaggTGTCGTACACGTGTAGACACGATCATATTGAGTGGACAGAAAAGGTGTACGTGTAGGATGAATAAgcaagttcagggggtaattgaaacaaaataaagtttaggtgtacattgaataaaaagcttcaagttcaggggggtaatgaATACTTTTGCCTATAAATATACAATGACTCACGAATATCCTTGAATTGAAATGATGAGGTAActaacactttgtttggatcattgttactcattgtttcataatgtattgtattgtattatactTTATTGAatggtagatacaatgtttggctagactgtattgtttgttgttgtttaatagcattttaattatttattttgatcgtatccattgtaatttataaatttactaaaaaatcCTAATTATTCTAGGATAGAaggtttgactagatttaaagaattaagataaagagtaaaatagtattttgaaatattatgtaaatatataattgaaaaaagaaattaagtaacaatgggaacataccaaattggttgttccataaaataggtGTTTTCATTGTTAGgtaacaacgaaatttaacGATATAATACAATACTTTTTAAGtaacaattaaaacaaacattgtaggtatAATAACGATATAATGCAATACAATAGGTAATAACGATCCAAACATAATGTAATGGTCATCTCAATAAGACCTTATCAAATAATTAGGGATCATTTGGtagagtaaataaaaataatattaaatagagtataaataatacttatattaattatacataatttactttttatatattatttaatttaatatattaaaaataacatatattataaaaaaatattcaccataattatgataaaaaatgtaaaaaagttTTTTGAGAGATTATTGTATCTTTAAAATGCCAGTGCATGCATCAAATTTGATAAACACGTATAGGTGTTTGGACTCAGAATTTGGAGAACTAATCTTTTtctcccccttttttttttacatataagttgttttagttaaaaaaattcattcaatttCTAGAATTGAGACTACTATAATATATACTTTCTCTTGttttttacttgtccatttttaaatttatatatatatatatatatatatatatatatatatattaaggaaataattaataaaatagtaaatttaatcattttacttctattaattatgaaataaataaaaaaatacattttttaaagtgattaatcatttaattgtaaatataatagataaaaaattattctttctttacttatcaaaatagacaaataattaaaaaataattataaaaaaaattaaaaataaaaataattataattacatagTCAATATagtatcataaaataaaataagattttggGAGGATAGGGTATACACAAGTTTTACGCTTACTCAGAGACAACTTTATGCATTGTAAAATAAGACATTTGCCTTAATCCCATAAATTCGTGATGTCCCCTTTTTTTTagcaataatataattattatagattttttcaaaaaatagggCAAAACTAAAAAAACGTACTTCCCGTTtcaatcttttgaaaaattattatatattagaaAGGTGacctttttcatataaaaagaaagaagtcaATTATGCATTTCTAAATAATTTTGcatcataaaaaaaagttaaaaaaaaatattttcgatgAGACTTCAACTCAAAAAAGAACAATTAAGAATATATAAAAgtgtaaacataataaaatattttaaatagtaaCTACAAGTAGTACGATAATTAAAGTAAGAATAACAAATAGTagcaaaatttctttttaaaaaaaatagaaaactagTACTACGAAATcaaaatacaagcaaacaaatagtgacaaaaatttaaaaaataaaataaaattagaaagcTAGTAATACGATAATGAAAATACagaaaacaacaaataatagcaaaaattgaaaaaaaaaacgagTGATAGAACATTAATAATACAATAGTTAAAgtaaaaagaaacatttttttatatataaagaaaaaaaataaagataaaaaactaGTAAGACGATATCAAAgtacaagaaataaaaatagtaacaaaaattgaaggaaaaaaaattagcaatACGATAATCaaagcataaaaaataataaataatagcaaaaatttaaaaaacgaaatatacaaaatacaacagATAGTAACAAAAATcgaaaaaatgaaaagactcGATGAAAATGTGATATATATGAGTTAGTTAGTTAAACCAATTATGCGCGGGAAAAAAACAACCCAAACTGCCAAGGCTATAAATACATTTCTTCGTCGTCGTCGTCTTCCTCACGAACCAAActccatttctttttttctctgaAATTCTGATTCTCTGCTccaagaaaagatgaagaaaaaccAAAATCCCTATAACCCATACCTTCCCAAAGAAAATGGTTCTACAAGTTTTCCAGCCTCTATTGATCCTCCTTCAAATGCACCAGACCCGGTTCCTTCTTTCGCAAGTCTCCCACTTCAATTCGATTCTAATCGATCGAGTCTATCGATGCGTTTCGCTCGTCTATCTACTTCAGAAAACCAACAAGTACGCCAGCCAATAATCACTGATCCACATAATCAAGATCAGTATCTTCTCACCTCTGACATTGGCTCTTTTTCTCATGGATCTGGCGCTGTTTTCAAAGCTCTATATACCGAACacagaccagattctgaaataaCTGTGCATTCTAGATGGGTCACTTTGAAGATCATCGATATGAATGATAATGAAAGTGAAAGTCGTGATCTCTGGCGTCAAGGTAAAACAGGTCTTATGGATACTCCTTATGGAAAAATAATTGGATCTAGGAAAATCTTCAGTGTTGTAACCAACATTTTCAGTGATAATGATGAGttgttatgtgttgttttgCCGTATATGTCTGAGGGATCTCTTCGATATATTCTATCTACTCGCCCTCAGAAAAAATTGTCAGAGGAAttcatttttgttgttcttAAACAAGTGCTTATTGGTCTAAGAGATGAAATTCATGTTGAGTTTAATCCAAAGGTTCATAAAACTTTGAATGCTGGAGATATCTTTGTTCATTTCGACGATGCTACTCAAGAAATATCGATCAAGTTAGCATATGAAGTATCTGCTTATGATTCCGAAACCCAAAATCAAGGCAATAATCAATACGCTCCGTTTTTGAatccgaaaaatatttttagatggGGTGCTGCACCAGAGGTGTATGAAAGAGAAAATGAAGGTAGGAGTGGACCAAAATCTGATATTTGGTTATTTGGAATAACAGCACTGGAATTAGTGTATGGGGATTTGCCTGTTCGGAATCGTGTAGACTTCAATTATATAGTCGATGAgataaggaagaagaagaaactgcCCAACTCACTTAAAAGGATGATGATCAAGAGGGATGGGAGATTCAAGGAAGTGATGAGGAATGTGGTTAATCGAAAGAAAAGGGTGTTTTCGGAGGAGTTTGAGGAGATTGTTCTTGCTTGTCTTAGAGAAAATCCAGTGAACAGACCAAGTGCTGATCAGCTTTTGAATGCTCCATTCTTTAGTGATTCTAATGACAGGTTTAAGCAATATGTGTTGAATGGTAGAAATTGAACAGCTTTTCGAGCATGATGGTACTAGTAAGAgtaaaaatttagatatattcAGCAGATTCTTGGATTAACATTGATGTATAGCACATGAAATCCTCTGTTTTTCTGAGTTTGTGGATTGTATACATGAAATGGAACTTCTGCTggatttcttattttcttctgcTACTGATTTTTATGTGCAAATCTATGTCGAATACTTGTGGATTCGATTAGTCTAAGAAATAATGGTAAAGAAAGATATGAGATGTCTTCGAATCACCAGTCTTGATTCGATGGTTTAAATTCCAGAAGCACAAGTCTTGATTCGTTCTACGATATACTCAGTAAGCTCtcatacataaacatataaatttttgttgttAGA
The sequence above is a segment of the Solanum lycopersicum chromosome 10, SLM_r2.1 genome. Coding sequences within it:
- the LOC101256530 gene encoding serine/threonine-protein kinase BLUS1-like, whose protein sequence is MKKNQNPYNPYLPKENGSTSFPASIDPPSNAPDPVPSFASLPLQFDSNRSSLSMRFARLSTSENQQVRQPIITDPHNQDQYLLTSDIGSFSHGSGAVFKALYTEHRPDSEITVHSRWVTLKIIDMNDNESESRDLWRQGKTGLMDTPYGKIIGSRKIFSVVTNIFSDNDELLCVVLPYMSEGSLRYILSTRPQKKLSEEFIFVVLKQVLIGLRDEIHVEFNPKVHKTLNAGDIFVHFDDATQEISIKLAYEVSAYDSETQNQGNNQYAPFLNPKNIFRWGAAPEVYERENEGRSGPKSDIWLFGITALELVYGDLPVRNRVDFNYIVDEIRKKKKLPNSLKRMMIKRDGRFKEVMRNVVNRKKRVFSEEFEEIVLACLRENPVNRPSADQLLNAPFFSDSNDRFKQYVLNGRN